Proteins from a single region of Melanotaenia boesemani isolate fMelBoe1 chromosome 3, fMelBoe1.pri, whole genome shotgun sequence:
- the si:ch211-157b11.8 gene encoding fibroleukin isoform X1, which produces MIHFSSLSMLPLLSVYVGVLLFSDASPACLHPPCRDSLVAAPIPPGTGAGVSTTACEGQTGTSSCSRGISLPAISDVPRKVEHIHDFLQVQYKTGGIKERLVRLQRCMRSLQESGSSWSHGSQENNSLGAILALMAAVLTECDLHCHSQTLGVMAKRLESAAVGREGEKDLLLFLKSITQYPPTVAPMERLHPEDCAEIYRLGIKENGIYTIQPDLHGPMLEAKCDMETEGGGWTVFQNRQDGSVDFNRTWQEYKDGFGSLQGEHWLGNAALHALTSTGQHQLRVELEDWHQQKRQATYNNFKVASESQRYRLTAREYSGDAGNALSYSKRYNHDGRSFSTADRDHDRYTSGNCGQYYGAGWWFDACLAANLNGRYYRGRYSGVTNGVYWGTWYILTDGRTGERYSFKRVEMKTRPKNFLGAT; this is translated from the exons ATGATTCATTTCAGCTCTCTCAGCATGCTTCCTCTGTTGTCAGTGTATGTGGGAGTGCTGCTGTTTTCAGACGCATCTCCAGCCTGCTTACATCCACCCTGCAGGGACAGTTTAGTGGCTGCACCTATTCCTCCAGGGACAGGAGCAGGAGTGAGTACCACAGCCTGCGAGGGTCAAACTGGAACAAGCTCATGTAGTCGGGGGATTTCACTCCCAGCCATCTCAGATGTTCCTCGGAAGGTGGAGCACATACATGATTTCCTACAGGTTCAGTACAAG ACTGGAGGGATCAAAGAGCGCCTGGTTCGGCTGCAGCGCTGCATGCGTTCTCTCCAGGAATCAGGCAGCTCTTGGAGTCATGGGAGCCAGGAAAACAACTCTCTAGGGGCCATCCTGGCTTTAATGGCAGCTGTGCTGACAGAGTGTGACCTCCACTGTCATAGCCAGACCCTTGGAGTGATGGCCAAACGACTGG AGAGTGCTGCAGTGGGCAGAGAGGGCGAAAAAGACTTGCTGCTTTTCCTCAAGAGCATCACACAATATCCACCCACAG TTGCCCCCATGGAGAGGTTACATCCTGAGGATTGTGCAGAGATTTACAGGCTTGGGATCAAAGAGAATGGAATCTACACCATCCAGCCTGATCTCCATGGGCCGATGCTGGAG GCTAAATGTGACATGGAGACGGAGGGAGGAGGGTGGACAGTGTTTCAGAATCGGCAGGATGGCTCAGTGGACTTCAACAGGACATGGCAGGAATACAAGGATGGCTTTGGCAGTCTGCAGGGAGAGCACTGGCTTGGTAATGCAGCGTTGCATGCCCTCACTTCAACTGGCCAACACCAACTCCGTGTTGAGCTGGAGGACTGGCACCAACAAAAACGCCAGGCAACCTACAACAACTTCAAAGTGGCCTCAGAGTCACAGAG GTATCGCCTGACAGCCCGGGAGTACTCTGGTGATGCAGGCAATGCACTGAGCTACAGTAAGCGTTACAACCATGATGGCAGGTCCTTTAGCACTGCAGACCGAGACCATGACCGTTACACTTCTGGGAACTGTGGTCAGTATTATGGTGCAGGCTGGTGGTTTGATGCTTGCCTGGCAGCTAACCTGAATGGACGCTATTATCGTGGACGCTACAGTGGGGTGACCAATGGTGTCTACTGGGGTACATGGTACATCCTGACAGATGGTCGGACTGGAGAACGCTACTCCTTCAAGAGGGTGGAGATGAAGACAAGACCCAAGAACTTTCTTGGAGCAACTTGA
- the si:ch211-157b11.8 gene encoding fibroleukin isoform X2, giving the protein MLPLLSVYVGVLLFSDASPACLHPPCRDSLVAAPIPPGTGAGVSTTACEGQTGTSSCSRGISLPAISDVPRKVEHIHDFLQVQYKTGGIKERLVRLQRCMRSLQESGSSWSHGSQENNSLGAILALMAAVLTECDLHCHSQTLGVMAKRLESAAVGREGEKDLLLFLKSITQYPPTVAPMERLHPEDCAEIYRLGIKENGIYTIQPDLHGPMLEAKCDMETEGGGWTVFQNRQDGSVDFNRTWQEYKDGFGSLQGEHWLGNAALHALTSTGQHQLRVELEDWHQQKRQATYNNFKVASESQRYRLTAREYSGDAGNALSYSKRYNHDGRSFSTADRDHDRYTSGNCGQYYGAGWWFDACLAANLNGRYYRGRYSGVTNGVYWGTWYILTDGRTGERYSFKRVEMKTRPKNFLGAT; this is encoded by the exons ATGCTTCCTCTGTTGTCAGTGTATGTGGGAGTGCTGCTGTTTTCAGACGCATCTCCAGCCTGCTTACATCCACCCTGCAGGGACAGTTTAGTGGCTGCACCTATTCCTCCAGGGACAGGAGCAGGAGTGAGTACCACAGCCTGCGAGGGTCAAACTGGAACAAGCTCATGTAGTCGGGGGATTTCACTCCCAGCCATCTCAGATGTTCCTCGGAAGGTGGAGCACATACATGATTTCCTACAGGTTCAGTACAAG ACTGGAGGGATCAAAGAGCGCCTGGTTCGGCTGCAGCGCTGCATGCGTTCTCTCCAGGAATCAGGCAGCTCTTGGAGTCATGGGAGCCAGGAAAACAACTCTCTAGGGGCCATCCTGGCTTTAATGGCAGCTGTGCTGACAGAGTGTGACCTCCACTGTCATAGCCAGACCCTTGGAGTGATGGCCAAACGACTGG AGAGTGCTGCAGTGGGCAGAGAGGGCGAAAAAGACTTGCTGCTTTTCCTCAAGAGCATCACACAATATCCACCCACAG TTGCCCCCATGGAGAGGTTACATCCTGAGGATTGTGCAGAGATTTACAGGCTTGGGATCAAAGAGAATGGAATCTACACCATCCAGCCTGATCTCCATGGGCCGATGCTGGAG GCTAAATGTGACATGGAGACGGAGGGAGGAGGGTGGACAGTGTTTCAGAATCGGCAGGATGGCTCAGTGGACTTCAACAGGACATGGCAGGAATACAAGGATGGCTTTGGCAGTCTGCAGGGAGAGCACTGGCTTGGTAATGCAGCGTTGCATGCCCTCACTTCAACTGGCCAACACCAACTCCGTGTTGAGCTGGAGGACTGGCACCAACAAAAACGCCAGGCAACCTACAACAACTTCAAAGTGGCCTCAGAGTCACAGAG GTATCGCCTGACAGCCCGGGAGTACTCTGGTGATGCAGGCAATGCACTGAGCTACAGTAAGCGTTACAACCATGATGGCAGGTCCTTTAGCACTGCAGACCGAGACCATGACCGTTACACTTCTGGGAACTGTGGTCAGTATTATGGTGCAGGCTGGTGGTTTGATGCTTGCCTGGCAGCTAACCTGAATGGACGCTATTATCGTGGACGCTACAGTGGGGTGACCAATGGTGTCTACTGGGGTACATGGTACATCCTGACAGATGGTCGGACTGGAGAACGCTACTCCTTCAAGAGGGTGGAGATGAAGACAAGACCCAAGAACTTTCTTGGAGCAACTTGA